One Cyanobacteriota bacterium DNA window includes the following coding sequences:
- a CDS encoding transporter has protein sequence MRIFLVLVLLFQFVAVQAHGGACGCSSLQGTGLAGPIITVPAYGMQPGTTSVSLGLGFHNSGRIAPNDLSTLIRNDEHADDNYGSLSPVLAVNHGITDKWSIGVSLPFIISLDFREVHDGLEQLGDSIGFGDLMVMSKYKFYDNHNFQSALIGGIELPTGATKVVGDTGERFEALNQPGSGSFDPLFGIAFSKQFDKFGIDSNFLYKLSTEGSQDTVTGDLAYYNAAISYAINHDHKDQFEHRHIEHDDHSGHGRFHRTLEKIFPEHVLGKHLSWDLILEANTLWQEAPEESGVVIPNHGGTTVYLSPGLRLVMDDNWVYNLSVSMPVIEDINGIQGGSDLQLSFSVATNF, from the coding sequence GTGAGAATATTTTTAGTATTAGTATTGTTGTTTCAATTTGTAGCCGTTCAGGCCCACGGCGGTGCTTGTGGCTGTAGCTCCCTTCAGGGAACGGGTTTGGCTGGTCCCATTATTACTGTCCCTGCTTATGGCATGCAACCAGGTACTACTAGCGTGAGTCTCGGCTTGGGTTTCCATAATTCAGGCAGAATTGCCCCTAATGATTTAAGTACTTTGATTCGTAATGATGAACATGCTGATGATAATTATGGTTCTCTAAGTCCTGTGCTTGCAGTTAATCATGGAATTACTGATAAATGGAGCATTGGTGTTTCTTTGCCTTTCATTATTAGTTTGGATTTTCGAGAAGTGCATGATGGACTTGAGCAGCTTGGGGACAGTATTGGCTTTGGTGATTTGATGGTTATGTCCAAGTATAAGTTTTATGATAATCATAATTTTCAGTCAGCTTTGATTGGAGGAATTGAGCTGCCTACTGGGGCAACTAAAGTTGTTGGAGATACTGGTGAGCGTTTTGAGGCTCTCAATCAACCAGGTTCAGGTTCTTTTGACCCCTTGTTTGGTATTGCTTTTAGTAAGCAGTTTGACAAGTTTGGTATAGATTCTAACTTCTTGTATAAGTTATCGACAGAAGGATCCCAGGATACTGTAACTGGAGACTTGGCTTATTACAATGCTGCAATTAGTTATGCGATTAATCACGATCACAAAGATCAGTTTGAACACCGTCATATTGAGCATGATGATCACAGTGGTCATGGTAGGTTTCACCGGACTCTTGAGAAGATATTTCCTGAGCATGTACTTGGCAAGCATTTATCATGGGATTTGATTCTTGAAGCAAATACATTATGGCAAGAAGCTCCCGAAGAATCAGGAGTGGTAATTCCTAATCATGGCGGCACAACAGTCTATCTTAGTCCAGGTTTGCGTTTGGTGATGGATGATAATTGGGTTTATAATTTAAGTGTGAGTATGCCTGTGATTGAAGATATTAATGGAATTCAAGGTGGATCAGATTTACAGTTGTCGTTTAGTGTGGCAACGAATTTTTAA
- a CDS encoding DUF2817 domain-containing protein, translating to MDKILIIAGTHGQEPQSTYVARQLIEILGLKLKSSEPFDFYQGEKIDIIPDLNRYGLEHCTRGNANGVDLNRNMPSSNWSAKHSHPGYYPGNHAASEIETKALIEIIQQCIINYGLCKIVSIHTNHFVANANEPQLNYDGSDKSLEFAQSLADRLELPLTRDIGYPTPGSLGSYCKENNIDCMTLELDDNLDNEETWQRYGIKLAKAIDKMVSG from the coding sequence ATGGATAAGATTTTAATAATAGCTGGCACTCATGGACAAGAACCTCAGTCTACTTATGTCGCACGTCAATTAATCGAGATCTTGGGGTTGAAACTCAAGTCATCAGAGCCTTTTGATTTTTATCAAGGTGAAAAAATAGATATTATTCCTGATCTTAATCGTTATGGTTTAGAGCATTGCACTCGCGGCAATGCTAATGGAGTAGATCTCAATCGCAATATGCCTTCAAGTAATTGGAGTGCAAAACACTCTCACCCAGGCTACTATCCAGGTAATCATGCAGCAAGTGAAATAGAGACCAAAGCTCTAATCGAAATAATTCAACAGTGTATAATTAATTATGGTTTATGTAAAATAGTTTCTATTCACACAAATCATTTTGTTGCTAACGCTAACGAGCCCCAATTGAATTATGATGGCAGTGATAAGTCTCTTGAATTTGCGCAAAGTCTTGCTGATAGACTTGAATTACCTTTGACTAGAGATATTGGTTATCCAACACCAGGTTCACTTGGTAGTTACTGCAAAGAAAATAACATTGACTGTATGACATTGGAGTTGGATGACAACTTAGATAATGAGGAGACTTGGCAGCGCTATGGTATCAAGCTTGCCAAGGCAATAGACAAAATGGTTTCAGGCTAA
- a CDS encoding purine-nucleoside phosphorylase — protein MSLEAIKKSACEKAIILGSGVSVYEGKEPIASISYADIPGWPLGKVKGHKGVLDIYEELWVLRGRAHLYEGFTWQQACFPTQFIVDNGIKELIVTNSAGGINSSYQVGDLMQITGYLDFIRPGKKRGNLEALTQQVIKFDTDKLATEHHGNYVAVHGPNYESDAEVALFRKLGADAVGMSTAPELEVAIANQLKITAISVITNVYGKTEDLGHEGVLLAAKNASAKLTKLLGIN, from the coding sequence ATGTCACTTGAAGCTATTAAAAAATCAGCTTGTGAAAAAGCCATTATCCTTGGTTCAGGAGTTTCTGTTTATGAAGGCAAAGAACCGATTGCCTCAATTTCTTATGCTGACATTCCTGGCTGGCCGCTTGGCAAAGTCAAAGGTCACAAAGGAGTTCTTGATATTTATGAAGAGCTTTGGGTTTTAAGAGGACGCGCGCATCTTTATGAAGGTTTTACTTGGCAGCAAGCTTGTTTTCCCACTCAGTTTATTGTTGATAATGGAATTAAAGAATTGATTGTCACTAATTCAGCTGGTGGAATTAATTCTAGTTATCAGGTTGGTGACTTGATGCAGATTACAGGCTATCTGGATTTTATTCGACCAGGTAAGAAGCGCGGTAACTTAGAGGCTTTGACTCAGCAAGTGATTAAGTTTGATACTGATAAACTAGCTACTGAGCATCATGGTAATTACGTTGCCGTTCATGGCCCAAACTACGAATCAGATGCTGAGGTTGCTTTGTTTCGTAAGCTTGGTGCTGATGCTGTTGGTATGTCGACAGCTCCTGAGCTTGAAGTTGCGATTGCAAATCAGCTCAAGATTACTGCAATAAGTGTAATCACTAATGTTTACGGCAAGACAGAGGATCTTGGACACGAAGGTGTTTTGCTTGCTGCCAAGAATGCGAGTGCAAAATTAACTAAGCTATTAGGAATAAATTAA
- the panB gene encoding 3-methyl-2-oxobutanoate hydroxymethyltransferase, protein MSKITMLTAYDFNTARALAEAGIDYILVGDSLAMVGLGYPNTQTVSLGEMLITTRAVRRGAPQAKIITDMPLQAVNKKIIEAMKAAEQIIIAGANIVKIENAEKDTLRLIRKLREERIEVMGHLGYTPQSFDKPALVKDREKLLEDAHKLEEHGVMAIVLEMVPSEIAAEITQAIKIPTIGIGAGAGCSGQVLVSDDMLGRYNLMNPKFLRRYSNQYKDMLSSFKKYIEDVKAGDFPAEAESY, encoded by the coding sequence ATGTCCAAAATCACCATGCTAACAGCTTATGACTTCAACACAGCAAGAGCCCTTGCTGAGGCTGGTATTGATTATATTCTTGTCGGTGATTCGCTTGCAATGGTTGGGCTTGGTTACCCTAATACACAGACTGTGAGTCTTGGTGAGATGCTGATTACCACTCGTGCTGTGAGGCGAGGAGCGCCGCAAGCCAAAATTATTACTGATATGCCGTTACAGGCAGTCAATAAAAAAATAATTGAAGCAATGAAAGCCGCAGAGCAAATTATTATTGCTGGTGCCAACATCGTTAAAATCGAAAATGCTGAAAAAGATACATTGCGTTTGATTCGCAAGTTACGTGAAGAAAGAATTGAAGTGATGGGTCATCTTGGTTATACTCCACAAAGTTTTGATAAACCTGCCTTGGTTAAAGATAGAGAGAAATTATTAGAAGATGCTCACAAGCTTGAAGAGCATGGAGTTATGGCTATAGTTTTAGAAATGGTACCAAGTGAGATCGCTGCTGAAATAACCCAAGCTATCAAGATTCCAACTATAGGTATTGGTGCTGGTGCGGGTTGCTCAGGTCAGGTATTGGTTTCTGATGATATGCTTGGGCGTTATAATTTAATGAATCCCAAATTCTTGCGCCGTTATTCTAATCAGTATAAAGATATGCTGAGTTCATTTAAGAAATATATTGAAGATGTCAAAGCTGGGGATTTTCCTGCTGAAGCAGAGTCATACTAA
- a CDS encoding M3 family metallopeptidase, with amino-acid sequence MTNPLLDYGEFAPYAEIQAKDIVPAIKVAIDKSQAQLEAILELPVSEYNFANTIHALVEMENHIGNVWTPVENLLSLMGKDDIRDAANEARPLVVEFYNNYSLDPRVYKLIKDYSQTTEAKSLTGEKKRHLENTILDFKLSGAELEGKEKEEFKTLNLKLSDLSQKFSDNVTDSKFELIVTDKSDLAGLPEDIIDGAKRKADEMREHAASIPVGAWLFNLDYPSYGPFMKFADNGNLRKQLYIQYLAKATDSASRGLSGGDKAGSLNNEPLINAIYAAKLRKTNLLGYKNYAELSLQTKMAPSPEKVKEFLQRLGIKAKPLAQKEYQALIEFQKQIGYQNTENNLNDVYPWDRDYLSEKLRKAKYDFDTNLTKPYFELRNTIKGMFEIAETIYSIKLERINTVSTWHEDVEVYQVQNKDGSIVGTFYMDLYPRDIKRQGAWVMPLVGACIESDGTKILPQCTLVCNLTKPTDTHPSLLTHIEVVTLFHEFGHALHHLFSKVELEPLSGTNVEWDFVELPSQLNENFSWEKESLLTFAKHYQTGEVIPDELLGKMLAARTFNEGLACIRQLEFSLFDFAIHMRESAEDSRSPNDIFKEIVAQNGVFSVWEGTNFPCSFSHIFAGGYSAGYYSYKWAEVLEADAFSRFQKEGVLNPKLGQEYKEKILERGDAEPPMDLFKDFMGREPSEDALLSRMGLETAPKSPTAALRSS; translated from the coding sequence ATGACCAACCCTTTATTAGATTATGGTGAATTTGCGCCTTATGCTGAAATTCAAGCCAAAGATATAGTCCCTGCAATTAAAGTAGCAATTGATAAATCTCAAGCCCAGCTTGAAGCAATACTGGAATTGCCAGTTTCTGAATACAATTTTGCCAATACTATTCATGCTTTAGTTGAAATGGAAAACCATATCGGCAATGTTTGGACACCAGTGGAGAATCTTTTGAGTCTTATGGGCAAGGATGATATTCGTGATGCCGCTAATGAAGCTCGTCCACTTGTTGTTGAGTTTTATAATAACTATTCGCTTGACCCGCGTGTCTACAAACTTATCAAGGATTACTCACAGACAACTGAAGCCAAGTCATTGACTGGTGAGAAGAAGCGTCATCTTGAAAATACTATATTAGATTTCAAGCTTTCTGGAGCCGAGCTTGAAGGCAAAGAAAAAGAAGAATTTAAAACTCTTAACCTCAAACTCTCAGACCTTTCACAAAAGTTTTCTGACAACGTTACTGACTCCAAGTTTGAATTGATTGTTACTGACAAATCTGATTTAGCAGGTTTGCCTGAGGATATTATTGACGGAGCAAAACGTAAGGCTGATGAGATGCGCGAGCATGCAGCTTCAATCCCTGTTGGAGCTTGGCTTTTCAACCTGGATTATCCTTCGTATGGACCTTTTATGAAGTTTGCTGATAACGGTAATTTGCGTAAGCAGCTCTATATACAATACCTCGCCAAGGCAACTGATTCAGCTAGCCGCGGTCTGAGTGGAGGAGATAAGGCTGGCTCATTAAATAATGAACCTTTGATCAATGCCATTTATGCTGCCAAGCTTCGTAAAACTAATTTGCTTGGCTATAAGAATTATGCAGAGCTTAGTTTGCAAACTAAAATGGCACCAAGCCCAGAGAAAGTAAAAGAGTTTCTTCAAAGACTCGGGATTAAAGCTAAGCCATTGGCGCAAAAAGAATATCAAGCGCTGATTGAATTTCAAAAACAAATAGGCTATCAAAATACAGAGAATAATCTAAATGATGTTTATCCTTGGGACAGAGACTATCTTTCAGAGAAGCTTCGCAAAGCCAAGTATGATTTTGACACTAATTTAACTAAGCCATATTTTGAATTGAGAAATACGATTAAGGGCATGTTTGAGATTGCTGAAACTATTTATTCAATTAAGTTGGAGAGGATTAATACAGTATCTACTTGGCATGAAGATGTTGAGGTCTACCAGGTTCAAAACAAAGACGGCTCTATCGTTGGGACTTTTTATATGGATCTTTATCCTCGTGATATCAAGCGTCAAGGCGCATGGGTAATGCCTTTGGTCGGTGCATGCATTGAGAGTGACGGAACCAAAATTTTGCCACAGTGTACATTGGTATGTAACTTGACTAAACCAACTGATACTCACCCAAGCTTGCTAACTCATATAGAAGTAGTAACTCTTTTCCATGAGTTTGGTCATGCTCTTCATCATCTGTTCTCGAAAGTAGAATTGGAACCACTTTCAGGTACCAATGTTGAGTGGGATTTTGTTGAACTACCTTCGCAACTCAATGAAAACTTTTCTTGGGAAAAAGAATCTCTGCTTACATTTGCAAAGCATTATCAAACTGGAGAGGTTATTCCTGACGAACTATTAGGCAAAATGCTTGCTGCCAGAACTTTCAATGAAGGGCTCGCTTGTATAAGACAATTGGAGTTTTCGTTATTTGATTTTGCTATTCATATGCGTGAATCAGCAGAGGATAGCCGCAGCCCGAATGATATTTTTAAAGAGATAGTTGCCCAGAATGGTGTTTTTTCTGTTTGGGAAGGAACTAATTTTCCATGTTCGTTCTCTCATATCTTTGCTGGTGGTTATTCAGCTGGTTATTACAGCTATAAGTGGGCTGAAGTGCTTGAGGCTGATGCATTTTCTCGTTTCCAAAAAGAGGGTGTGCTCAATCCTAAATTAGGACAGGAATACAAAGAGAAAATACTTGAGCGTGGCGATGCCGAGCCGCCAATGGATTTATTCAAGGACTTTATGGGACGTGAGCCAAGTGAGGATGCATTGCTATCACGAATGGGACTTGAGACAGCCCCAAAATCGCCAACTGCTGCGTTACGCTCAAGCTAA
- a CDS encoding leucyl aminopeptidase family protein — protein sequence MSKLSLEVVIKNPPGFDEDPGLNERKVSNAIYSPEDRKIKLYLGPKSELSLAKIRKRVSDIDWKSVSETEVEIDVNNLDAREAEVLYEMIALKSFLFDKYKTSAADRHVQVKRLAFKQKKPDGFNSKLRDDIISGVKFCRDIVSSNADTIHPGQMQKFAEELAASSKQVKCKVIDATQAQKMGMGALLAVGAESIANSSADYHPRMISLEFTGTKVSKSKKQEHIVIVGKGITYDTGGLCLKPTQYMLDMKSDMAGSATVLSVIKTLIKLANKVGSNVKVTGVMALAENAFGASSYKPGDVLKAMNGKTIQVVDTDAEGRLVLADALSYASSLKPNKIIDLATLTGSIVATLGEAAAGAMGDAEFFKEVEKSFAKEGEQLWLMPLYEYYKDSLKSEIADIKHCNTRPDALCAGIFLKEFVGEGIDWLHLDIAGVGFLENDGLWAYKGATGFGVKGLVNYILSIS from the coding sequence ATGTCCAAGCTCAGTTTAGAAGTAGTTATAAAAAATCCTCCAGGCTTTGATGAAGATCCTGGTTTAAATGAGCGTAAGGTTTCAAACGCTATCTATTCTCCAGAAGACCGCAAGATCAAGCTCTATCTTGGACCAAAGTCAGAGCTTAGCTTAGCCAAAATTCGCAAAAGAGTATCTGATATTGACTGGAAATCTGTTTCAGAAACAGAAGTTGAGATAGATGTAAACAATTTGGATGCAAGAGAAGCAGAAGTACTCTATGAAATGATTGCGTTAAAGAGTTTTCTCTTTGATAAATACAAAACATCAGCTGCTGATCGTCATGTACAAGTTAAAAGACTTGCTTTTAAACAAAAGAAACCAGATGGTTTTAATTCAAAACTTCGTGATGATATCATCTCTGGAGTTAAATTCTGTAGGGATATAGTTTCATCGAATGCTGATACTATTCATCCTGGACAAATGCAAAAATTCGCTGAAGAGCTTGCTGCAAGCTCTAAGCAAGTCAAATGCAAGGTGATTGACGCAACCCAAGCTCAAAAAATGGGTATGGGTGCTTTACTTGCTGTTGGTGCTGAATCAATAGCCAATTCAAGCGCTGATTATCATCCACGTATGATTAGTCTTGAATTTACTGGTACCAAGGTAAGCAAATCCAAGAAACAAGAACATATTGTAATAGTTGGTAAAGGAATTACCTACGATACTGGTGGACTTTGCCTCAAACCTACGCAGTATATGCTTGATATGAAATCAGATATGGCTGGTTCTGCAACAGTCTTGTCTGTAATCAAGACACTGATTAAACTCGCGAATAAAGTTGGTTCCAATGTCAAGGTTACTGGCGTGATGGCACTTGCAGAAAATGCTTTTGGTGCTAGCAGTTACAAGCCTGGTGACGTTCTTAAAGCAATGAACGGCAAAACTATTCAGGTTGTGGATACAGATGCAGAAGGTAGATTGGTTTTGGCTGACGCATTGAGCTATGCCAGTAGTCTTAAACCAAACAAGATTATTGATCTTGCAACTTTGACTGGATCAATAGTTGCAACTCTTGGTGAAGCAGCAGCAGGTGCAATGGGTGACGCAGAATTTTTTAAAGAAGTTGAAAAGTCTTTCGCTAAAGAAGGTGAGCAATTGTGGTTAATGCCTTTATACGAATATTACAAAGATTCACTTAAATCTGAGATCGCTGATATCAAGCATTGCAACACCAGGCCAGATGCGCTTTGTGCTGGAATCTTCTTGAAGGAGTTTGTTGGAGAAGGTATCGATTGGCTGCACCTTGATATTGCTGGAGTTGGTTTCTTAGAGAATGATGGACTTTGGGCTTACAAGGGTGCTACGGGATTTGGGGTGAAGGGGCTAGTTAACTATATATTATCGATTAGTTAG
- the trpB gene encoding tryptophan synthase subunit beta, with amino-acid sequence MTTLKLAKYFGEYGGQFVPETLMPALAELEACYLEAIEDKDFQDQLSYYLKNYVGRPSPLYYAESLSKHYGGGKIYLKREDLNHTGAHKINNAIGQALLAKRLGKKLIVAETGAGQHGVATATACALFDLDCKVFMGAEDIKRQAPNVYRMELLGAEVIPVESGSRTLKDATSEAIRYWVTNVISTHYIIGSTVGPHPYPTIVRDFQKIIGEETKEQLREIYGAASDVQNLCCPDYILACVGGGSNAMGIFYPYLEEAKSGQTKLIAIEAAGEGLAGKHAASISKGKPGVLHGAKSYLLQDEYGQIQEAHSISAGLDYPGIGPEHSFLHDAKLVEYQAITDKEALAAFRLLCKLEGIIPALESSHALAYLEKLKTKADDVIVLNLSGRGDKDLQQIRDLK; translated from the coding sequence ATGACGACATTAAAGTTAGCAAAATACTTCGGAGAATATGGCGGACAATTTGTGCCAGAAACCCTGATGCCTGCTTTGGCTGAGCTTGAGGCTTGCTACCTTGAAGCAATCGAAGATAAGGATTTTCAAGATCAATTAAGCTACTACTTGAAGAATTATGTCGGTAGACCTTCTCCGCTTTATTACGCTGAATCACTGAGCAAGCATTATGGTGGCGGCAAGATTTATCTCAAGCGTGAAGATCTCAATCATACTGGCGCTCATAAAATCAATAATGCTATTGGACAAGCCTTGCTTGCTAAGCGTCTTGGTAAAAAACTTATTGTCGCTGAAACAGGGGCAGGACAACATGGAGTTGCTACAGCTACGGCTTGTGCACTATTTGATTTAGACTGCAAGGTTTTTATGGGGGCTGAAGACATCAAAAGACAAGCACCTAATGTTTATCGAATGGAATTATTGGGTGCTGAAGTTATTCCCGTTGAATCTGGTTCTAGGACTCTTAAAGATGCAACTTCTGAAGCTATTAGATATTGGGTTACCAATGTCATTTCTACGCATTATATTATTGGGAGTACAGTTGGTCCGCATCCTTATCCGACTATTGTGAGAGATTTTCAGAAGATTATTGGTGAAGAAACCAAGGAGCAGTTGCGCGAGATTTACGGCGCGGCTTCTGATGTTCAGAACTTGTGTTGTCCTGATTACATTTTGGCTTGTGTTGGTGGCGGTAGCAACGCCATGGGTATTTTCTACCCCTATTTAGAAGAAGCCAAATCAGGACAAACTAAATTAATCGCCATAGAAGCCGCTGGAGAAGGGCTTGCAGGCAAGCACGCTGCGTCTATTTCCAAAGGCAAACCAGGAGTATTGCACGGTGCTAAGAGCTATCTTTTGCAAGATGAATATGGGCAAATACAAGAAGCGCATAGTATTTCTGCTGGCTTGGATTATCCAGGTATTGGTCCAGAACATAGTTTCCTTCATGATGCTAAGTTAGTTGAATACCAGGCTATCACTGATAAAGAAGCGCTTGCTGCTTTTAGATTACTTTGCAAGCTTGAAGGGATTATCCCAGCACTTGAAAGCTCACACGCTCTGGCATATCTAGAAAAACTCAAGACAAAAGCCGATGATGTTATTGTTTTAAACCTCTCTGGTAGAGGGGATAAGGATCTGCAGCAGATACGAGATTTAAAATAG
- a CDS encoding flagellar hook-basal body complex protein: MPIPSLFTGAGALSTQQNAISVIANNIANVNTTGFKGSSVHFSEAISSSKSTSSAPSLTKGGQNPSQIGTGLQLSDINTIFSQGSLKQTGNVTDLAISGNGFFVISGSTPDGSSEIINPEYSRDGHFLLDADGNIVTADGAKVMAATLYDHATGKVKSISGYSAITYYTDQTIGPAGSPSMYPNDAGTSPNLAVPTPVITNVIGATPVFDAGVISEISVRGGLVDATTGVTTATPGDLTISRRDDNKLLFTFDDANGGTSTDLFSAAIDTNASILDGVLSFEMTNSAGAQIQMRIRLEPGVDSLEDAFATIEYDSTSQTSDTMVFEGTSTNGGPNAQTGSDITVGNDDFAYMKVADITDLYSSIKIPNFLYDQDSSLERETNSFTISSNGTVAIIGPTSEELKIGRILISNFINPDGLTSTGANRFAQTSNSGLAAVSVIDGPFNRNARSINATQLVSGALEASNVNIADEFAQLIAFQRGLQFNATTIQRSDEILQTLINLG; encoded by the coding sequence ATGCCAATCCCATCACTATTTACAGGAGCAGGTGCACTTAGCACTCAGCAAAACGCCATATCGGTTATTGCTAACAATATCGCCAACGTCAACACGACTGGTTTTAAAGGCTCAAGCGTACACTTTTCAGAGGCGATTAGTAGTAGCAAAAGCACATCTTCAGCACCATCACTAACCAAAGGTGGTCAAAATCCTTCGCAAATTGGTACTGGATTACAATTGAGTGATATCAATACCATCTTTTCTCAAGGTTCGCTAAAGCAAACTGGTAACGTTACCGACTTAGCTATTTCAGGAAATGGTTTCTTTGTAATTTCTGGTTCAACACCAGATGGTAGCTCAGAAATTATTAATCCGGAGTACTCTAGAGACGGTCACTTCTTACTAGACGCTGACGGGAACATCGTTACAGCAGATGGTGCCAAAGTTATGGCAGCAACTCTTTACGACCACGCAACTGGCAAAGTCAAATCTATTAGCGGTTATAGTGCAATCACTTACTACACGGATCAAACAATTGGTCCAGCTGGTAGCCCTTCGATGTATCCCAATGATGCTGGAACTTCACCCAACTTGGCTGTACCAACACCAGTAATTACTAATGTAATTGGTGCAACACCAGTCTTTGATGCAGGTGTAATCTCAGAGATCAGTGTTCGTGGTGGACTAGTGGATGCAACAACAGGTGTAACCACAGCAACTCCAGGAGATTTAACTATTTCAAGAAGAGACGACAATAAACTATTGTTCACTTTTGATGATGCCAACGGTGGTACTTCTACTGATTTATTCTCTGCAGCAATTGATACTAATGCATCAATTCTTGATGGTGTCCTTTCTTTTGAAATGACTAATTCAGCTGGTGCACAAATTCAAATGAGGATTAGATTGGAACCAGGAGTTGATTCACTTGAAGATGCTTTTGCAACAATTGAATATGATTCAACTTCACAAACCAGTGACACAATGGTTTTTGAAGGAACTTCAACCAATGGTGGTCCAAATGCTCAAACTGGGTCTGATATTACTGTTGGTAATGATGACTTTGCATACATGAAAGTTGCAGATATCACGGATCTTTATTCATCAATCAAAATTCCTAACTTCTTGTATGATCAAGACTCAAGCTTGGAAAGAGAAACTAATAGTTTTACTATCAGTTCAAATGGAACAGTGGCAATCATTGGTCCAACTTCTGAAGAGTTAAAGATTGGAAGAATATTAATCAGCAACTTTATTAACCCTGATGGTCTAACCAGTACAGGAGCTAATAGATTTGCCCAGACTTCAAACTCTGGTTTAGCTGCAGTTTCAGTGATAGATGGTCCATTCAATAGAAATGCACGATCTATCAATGCAACACAGTTGGTGTCAGGTGCGCTTGAAGCATCCAACGTCAATATCGCAGATGAGTTTGCGCAACTAATTGCCTTCCAAAGAGGTTTGCAGTTTAACGCAACAACAATTCAAAGGTCAGATGAAATACTCCAGACCCTAATTAACCTAGGATAA
- a CDS encoding flagellar hook basal-body protein, whose translation MSFSTLKLSSSSMSSIQTAIDAIAHNISNVNTTAFKENKPQFTNVVSKLGSAAGHSYSGTAIASINADFSQGNLKQSNLVTDLAINGKGFFTLQSTTGDVVYTRAGHFSFDGENSLVDANGNYVLSTGGSRIVAPIATDTLEITSAGEVRILLEGDTVPQILTQIQLASFVNPQGLEAIGNSQYRETVNSGSPQFSAAEESGTGTAGSQMISGALESSNADLSTNMVDLIAYQRSYQSISRATQTANDIIETTLALGR comes from the coding sequence ATGTCGTTCAGCACACTCAAACTTTCATCATCATCAATGAGCAGCATTCAAACTGCTATCGATGCAATCGCACACAATATTTCTAACGTTAATACTACAGCTTTTAAAGAAAACAAACCTCAATTCACAAATGTTGTAAGCAAGCTTGGTTCTGCAGCAGGACATAGTTATTCTGGAACTGCAATTGCTTCAATCAACGCTGACTTTAGCCAAGGCAATCTAAAACAATCCAATTTAGTTACTGACCTTGCAATAAACGGCAAAGGATTTTTTACACTACAAAGTACAACTGGTGACGTGGTTTATACCAGAGCCGGTCATTTTAGTTTTGATGGTGAAAACTCATTGGTAGATGCCAATGGTAATTACGTTCTGTCAACAGGAGGATCAAGAATCGTTGCACCTATAGCAACAGACACTCTTGAGATCACCTCCGCAGGAGAAGTTAGGATTCTTCTGGAAGGTGATACCGTACCTCAAATCTTGACACAAATTCAACTTGCAAGTTTTGTAAATCCACAAGGCTTGGAAGCAATTGGCAACAGCCAATATCGTGAAACTGTTAATTCAGGCTCACCACAATTCTCAGCTGCAGAAGAATCAGGCACAGGCACAGCAGGTAGCCAAATGATTTCTGGAGCACTTGAATCATCGAACGCTGACTTAAGTACCAATATGGTTGATCTGATTGCATACCAAAGATCTTATCAATCGATATCGCGTGCTACTCAAACCGCTAATGACATAATCGAAACAACATTAGCATTGGGTAGATAA